DNA from Ovis aries strain OAR_USU_Benz2616 breed Rambouillet chromosome 15, ARS-UI_Ramb_v3.0, whole genome shotgun sequence:
ttgggcacctgatgtgaagagcagactcaatggaaaagaccctaatgctgagaaagattgagggcaaaaagagaagagggcggcagaagataagatggtaggatagcattactgactcaatggacatgaacttgggcaaactctgggatgtAGTGAGGGATAGGGTGGtatggtgtgttgcagtccatggagtgtcaaagagtcagacacaacttagtgactgaaaaacaacaacaacaagaaagtgACCAGAtaactcatttttcttgaatCTGCAACCCTAAATAAACGTATTTATCAGGAAGCTAGCAGAAACCAAAACTAACGATAGCATGTGTCTCTGTCAAGGGAGGCTCAGAGTTAGCCAGTAGTCTTCTCATGTTTCTTAATTTAAATATCTTCTAAAATCCCCACTGTATCCCTGAGATGGGAAATATTAACTCAATCTGACTGAAAATTTAATTCTGAGAGGCATACTTTATTGTCTATATTGCTTATGTTCTTGAAATAACTTGTTCAGTTATAATCATAAACTTATTCACTTTCTTGCCTCTTGTCTACTTTATACATTATTCGTGGTTTAATATTCTTTACCTTTAGTACGGTGCCTGCTTTAACATACATATCACTAATTTTTGGTCCATTGTACTCCATTTTGactaataaatactttttaaatctcTGCAAGTCTGAATTTGCCCAAAAATTTGGCATGATTTGCCTTATTTTTAGATAACATAGGTTCCAATATGATCTTGAACATCACTTGAGACTTAATCATCTGACACCATGTTTATTCAGGTGAAGTGGAGAAGAGTACTGGGAGAGATGAAAGGAAGCATTTTATCCTGAAAAAGATGAAACAATGTggtgaaacatttttatttttgatgctttCATTAGACTAATAGAGCATTCTACAAAGATTTTGGACCTACATTTGCAACTTGTATTAAGATATTAGTTGGGAATTTTGCATCGATTAGTCAAAGTTCTCCTCAGAGCATCTTTTACTTCTTTGTTCCTTAGACCATAGATCAATGGATTGAGCATAGGGATCACCAGAGTGTAAAACACAGAGGCCATTTTATCAACAGCAAAAGTGTGGCTGGATTTGGGTTGCAGGTACATAAACAGTAATGTTCCATAGAACACGACCACCGCTGTCAGATGGGAACtacaggtggagaaggctttgTATCTCCCCTTGCTTGAGTTCATTCTGAGAACGGCCACAAGAATGAACATATAGGATACAAGAACAATCAAGAGGGAACAGAGCAAATTGCAGCCTGAAAAGATCAAGATGATCAATTCTAACTCATGTGTGTCAGAACAGAGCAGAGATATCAGAGGGACGGAGTCACAGTAAAAATATCTGATGACATTAGAGCCACAGAAGGACAATTTAAATAACGTGATGGTGAGAAATAGAGACACGAAGGTGCTGTAGAGGTAGGGAGTGAGCACCAGCCCCCAACGCACTTTTTGTGCCATGATGACTACGTAGAGCAGAGGTTTGCAGATGGCtacatagcggtcataggccattgcTGATAGAATGAAGAGTTCGGTGATAATAAAAGTCTCAAAGAACGCCAGTTGGGTGGCACACCAATTGTAGGAAATAGTATTTTTGTGCACCACAAAGTTGACCATCATTTTTGGGCCAATGACAGTGGAGTAACCAAGATCAGTAATTGACAAATGTCtaaggaaaaagtacatgggaGTATGTAGCTTGGAGTCCCAATGGGTCAGGATAACCATACCCAGGTTTCCTGTCACTGTGACCAAGTAGATGACCAGGAAGATTCCAAAGAGAGGCGCCTGCAGCTCAGGACTGTCTGTGATCCCCGTAAGAACAAATTCAGTCACTTTGTGCATCGCAGTATGGTTGTGTTTCTCCATGAGGTCTATCCTGGTTACCTGGGTATAAAATCAGTACTTTGTATTTGCAATGCGATCATCTAGGAGAATTTAATATATGATATGTGAGTCATTTTCTTTgtctaaaattataaatacagATTCATCTTCCCTTCAGGTCAAGACTACACCTATATTCACATCGTGGTGTAAGTGCGTAATGATCagctttttaaattgttatataaGTTCTGATATTAACCTTTTCATTGCTGAGACAATAGATTTCAAAGATATACATCTCAAATAAACATATTTCTAGCTAAACACTTAGATAAATAGCTGGGCTGTCCTATCCATGAAATTTCCCTTTTAGAAAGCCCTGAATGATATAAGTAACTGCCAGCTTGATTGACCctactttttcctttctgaatatTATAACTCCTGCTCTTATtatcttatgttttatttctttttagctttacttttattttgtttttaaaaaattttaatttattttactttacaatactgtattgattttgccatacatcaacatgaatccaccatgggcgtacatgtgttcccaatcctgaaccccccttcatGTTTTAAATTAACCAATAAAAATTTAACGTAGGCACCTCATCCTTGTTCACAACAAAGGCAGAACCATGCTGTCCTCTCTtactctccttctttctctctttctctccttaacctctctgtgtgtcCTTGGGTGTGCTATGTACCCTCCAGAATGTAACAAGACTTGTTTTTCAGAGTTACCTGATACTTGTTGCCGAGATGCATCTTGCAATCATAAAGAATCACAAGTGCTCTTCCAGCCGCAGCACAGCTCTGACCGGGGAAATGTCTGTGCAGTTCACCACAAATAATAGGGCCCACTTGAGTGCCCACAGGCAGTCCCCATTGATAGAATCACTATCAACAGGCTGAGACCAACACAAAGCACATTCACTGAAACTTTGGGAAATTTTGCTTTAAAGGGACAAGACATTTTGAAATGATTGCTTTGATACAGCTTCTATGGCCTACTTGTTTTCACATggtctttttaaatatatcaaaagaTCTGTCTATTatatttgaactttttaaaaaatgttcagataatttttaaaacaaatatctatACTCAAACAATAAAGCATATATTATTGACAATCATCTGTTCAAAGTTGAAAGGAATAATAAAAAGATTCTCTGTTGGTAGCTTGATGAATGATGTGAGTAGAAAAACTGATAATTAAACACAAATTTCAATGTTCCTCATTTACTATAAGTTCAGCTTGTTTATTCAATACAAAATCCAATGTTATAATgtcttaattttcaaattttgctATTAATATCTTAATCCTCATTTGCCATATTAATTATTTCTGATAATTGAATCTCCTCTAATGGTCTTCCAATCACACATtcatcttctgaaaaaaaaaaaaaggtgatcaTTCTAATTATTTATAAATCTGGTTATTTATGGAGATCCATGTAAATAGATCCACTGGAAAGAAGAATGCAGATGAATACCAAGCACTAATATGGAACTGAAAATTTGCCAGGGACTTTGCATGTATTAATTCACATGATCCACACACTAACTCTAGAAAATAAATAGCACAGTTGTCCCTGGTACTTGTGGGGAATTGTTTCCAGCATCCACTGAGGATAACATCTACAGACACTAAAGTCCCATAGTCCACCTCCCTTATCCACTGGGGGTACTCTATCTGTAGATCTGGCCAGCCATCACTTGGAAACATAGTGGTATAattgctaaggaaaaaaaaaaaaaaagatctgcatataagtggacccatATAGTCCAAaacatgttgttcaagggtcaactatatcagcataatccatttacatttcaagaataaaatatcttaatCAAGATCACCCAGACAATAACTGGCAGAATTGGGattcaaataaaattaactttcttCAGAATATATTCTCACAAACATGGCATTCTTCTGTTCTATCATGATCATCCTGAGTACACAGGCAATGAAAAATGGAGAAGGGGAGACACCCAGTAAGCAAGGATAGAGGAAGATGCTTGTTAAAATAGATGGGAGAGCTTTAAGTTCATTTGGAAAGCTAAGATAGTCTAAATGCATTGCATCAGAGACCATACAAAAGGTCTGTCCCATACATTAATCTTGTTGATCAGAAAAGTATACTGAAAGGGAAGAAACAGTTTTGCagagcataatgccttcaagatcTTTGGTGATGATTGGGTTTGAGCTGTATGCCCTCAGAAACGTGCATGCCAGTGTTTTCTACTTACCTTACTGAAGAATTTGCATCCACTTCCTACTGTTTCAATACTCCTTGTCTATTGCAGaatgtttttaagtgtttttctaTCCCTTTGAGActcattttgttaaaattttgatctgattcaaagattaaaaaaaaaacaacaacaacaacattgaaCATAATTACCTTAGGGAGAGTGCCCTGGATATCTGTTAGTTATTCTCCATATGTCTCATTAGGAAAAATCAAAAGTATTTCATTCCCTGGTCTAATTGAACAAACTAGGCAATATCACTAAACATTGGAGAACATAAATATACTTTTGTCAGTATCTCAGTTACACAATTTAATGCACATATTAGATATGTCACACATGCATACAGTGTATGAGTAAATGAAAAATGACTTTGTAGAAAAAGATTATACAATATTTGATAACATAGCATTCGTTAACCAAGAATGTTTTTGAAGGATATAAAATGGCAGGTTGACACAAAACAATGTTTTATGATATATTGTTTCTGCGAAACGATCAGTGATAActcttttatttatctgttcatcttcATCTATATCTTTCATTTCTACTTTATTAATGCTTTCATCTTCAGTTTTCAGAAACTTAACATGACATGCTTTGGTgtaatttcctttctgtttatccTGCTTAGAATTATTTTAGCTCTTTATATCTTAGGATTATCTCTTTTAATGTTTGGAAAAAATTCTGGCCAATATTTCTCTTATTGATTTTTCAATCATATGTAAtttcttctttccacttttcTGCACTTGAATATACAGTATTTAGGTTGCTATTGTTCTACAGATCACTGAAACTATTTTCGTGGTGTGTATCCAGTATTTTAGCTTTTCTCTTTGAGTACCATTATTGTGATGTGTTTCAGTGTAgccatcatttctttttcaatacaCAATATGCTGTTAcactaattcaataaatattttgttcctAAATTTAGTGTTTTTATTAAATGATTTGGTATATGGAACATATTCATAATACATTTTAACGTCCTTGCCTGTTAATTACATCTTCACTGACATTTCAGGATCTATTTAATTATCTCCTGGGTGGGGGTCACATGTTCCTGCTCTCACATTTGTCTAGTATTTGTGACTAGCTGCTAAATACTGGGAAGAAATACAGAATAACGAGTGCTGCAATTTCCTGTTGTCTTCCTAAAAGAATGAcagctgtttctgtttttgtcttttattttacaatattgtattggttttgccacacatcaacatgaatccaccacgggtgtacacgtgttcccaatcctgaaacccccctcccacctttgctcccccatccccaccatcctccgggtcatcccagtgcaccagccccaagcatcctgcaccctgcatggAACCTAGATtggaaattcatttcttatatgatattatacatgtttcaatgctattctcccaaatcatcccaccctcgccctctcccacagagtccaaaagactgttctatacatctttgtgtcttttgctgtctcacatacagggttatcattaccatctttctaaattccatatatatgtgttagtatactgtattggtgtttttctttctggcttacttcactctgtataataggctctagtttcatccacctcattagaactgattcaaatgtatcctttttaatggctgagtaatattccattgtgtatatgtaccacagctttcttatccattcgtctgctgatggacatctaggttgcttccatgtcctggctattgtaaacagtgctgtgatgaacattggggtacacgtgtctctttcagttctggtttcctcagtgtgtatgcccagcagtggattgctgggtcatatgacagttctatttgcaatttttaaaggaatctccacactgttctccatagtggctgtactagtttgcattcccgccaacagtgtaagagggttcccttttctccacaccctctccaccatttattgcttgtagacttttggatttttttttaatgttttattttatttaaatgttggattttttaaaatgttttaaacaagaATCAGCTAGCTTCTTTTGAGACTTGTTTTCAAACTATGGGAGTCTAAAGTAGCTTTTATTATGCCTCTGAGATCTCTACTGGATGCCCAGGTGTGGAATGAGGATTCCACTCTCTGGCTTTTTGGAACACTGATATCTTTCTGTTCTGTGTGATCTCTTGGATTGTTTAGCTCACAACCCCATGATTACTATTTTAACAGACTTGTGGCCTTTCACTGAAGGCATGCCCGAATTAGTTTCAGTCACAAATGCAAGAAAATCTTGTAATGTAATTATCTTGTGTAATCGATTTGTTATTCTTACTATTAATAGTTTAATTAATAAAtaggtcttaaaaaaaaaggaaaattgattAAATTTCCCAAAGGTTGAGATAagtagaatgatttttttttttaaattgtgatccAAATGTCTGCTGAATGTAAGAGGCTCACTCGATCTACACACAGTTGTTTATGTTCAGGAAATACAATGCAAAATGTTTGAAAGGACATCTTcctaggaaacaaacaaaaagcttggcagaaacaaacacatagTTTACTAAGTAGAGTTTAATAAGAGCTTCCTTTGGGATAGATTCAGGGTTCTGTGGAATCGTTAAAAGAAACATAGAATCAACAGCAAGGAATGTGGGGAAGGGAGTGAGATTTCATTGAGATTTAAAGGATGAAAATTAACTGGACTGAATACAAAGGAAACAATctatttctctgtgtattttaatGAGCTTTTGTTCTGGAGCCAAGAagaatgatatatatatttttagaaatatcaaGTGACATATGCTTTAATCATAGTTTATTAAAATActatttcttatttcattattGGATATTAGATACAAAGTTTGCACTTATTCTTTAAGACCATTTGGAAGGCACTTTTTACTTCTTTGTTCCTTAAGCTGTAGATGAAGGGGTTAAGCATGGGAATCACTAAAGTATAAAACACAGAGGCCATTTTATCTGTATCAAAAGAGTGAGTGGAGTTGGGCTGCATATACATAAATAGTAGAGACCCATAGAACACAACCACCACCATCAGATGAGAACCACATGTGGAGAAAGCTTTTTTCCTGCTCTCTGCAGAACGCATTTGAAATACGGCTATCAGGATCAGTATGTAGGACCTTAGGATGACCAGGAGGGAAGAGATCAAATTAAATGCTGAAAACAGTATGATCAACAACCCTATTTCTTGTGCATTTGAGCAGAGCATAAGCAACAAGGGAACATCATCACAGTAGAAATGACCGATGACATTAGAGCCACAAAAGGTCAATGTAAAAATCTTAATAGTAAACATGAGTGCCTGAAAGGTACTGTAGAGGTAGGGAATGCCTACCAGCATAAGACAAAGTCTCTGGGACATGATAACATTGTACAGCAGAGGGTTGCAGATAGCCAagtagcggtcataggccatggctGACAAGATAAAAAATTCACTGATAATGAACATAAGGAAGAAAGCCAACTGTGTGGCACATGCATAATAGGAAA
Protein-coding regions in this window:
- the LOC101111745 gene encoding olfactory receptor 8K1, whose protein sequence is MEKHNHTAMHKVTEFVLTGITDSPELQAPLFGIFLVIYLVTVTGNLGMVILTHWDSKLHTPMYFFLRHLSITDLGYSTVIGPKMMVNFVVHKNTISYNWCATQLAFFETFIITELFILSAMAYDRYVAICKPLLYVVIMAQKVRWGLVLTPYLYSTFVSLFLTITLFKLSFCGSNVIRYFYCDSVPLISLLCSDTHELELIILIFSGCNLLCSLLIVLVSYMFILVAVLRMNSSKGRYKAFSTCSSHLTAVVVFYGTLLFMYLQPKSSHTFAVDKMASVFYTLVIPMLNPLIYGLRNKEVKDALRRTLTNRCKIPN
- the LOC101111488 gene encoding LOW QUALITY PROTEIN: olfactory receptor 8K5 (The sequence of the model RefSeq protein was modified relative to this genomic sequence to represent the inferred CDS: deleted 1 base in 1 codon): MDQQNQSSLTEFILMGVTKQPELQIPLFWVFLIIYTITVVGNLGMIILTQVDSRLHKPMYFFIKHLAFIDLGNSTVICPKMLVNFVVDQNTISYYACATQLAFFLMFIISEFFILSAMAYDRYLAICNPLLYNVIMSQRLCLMLVGIPYLYSTFQALMFTIKIFTLTFCGSNVIGHFYCDDVPLLLMLCSNAQEIGLLIILFSAFNLISSLLVILRSYILILIAVFQMRSAESRKKAFSTCGSHLMVVVVFYGSLLFMYMQPNSTHSFDTDKMASVFYTLVIPMLNPFIYSLRNKEVKSAFQMVLKNKCKLCI